A portion of the Pleuronectes platessa chromosome 15, fPlePla1.1, whole genome shotgun sequence genome contains these proteins:
- the banf1 gene encoding barrier-to-autointegration factor, which produces MSSTSQKHKDFVAEPMGEKTVMALAGIGQVLGTRLEEKGFDKAYVVLGQFLVLKKDEELFRDWLKDTCMANSKQQNDCFSCLKEWCDAFL; this is translated from the exons ATGTCATCGACATCCCAAAAGCATAAGGACTTTGTGGCCGAGCCCATGGGCGAGAAGACCGTGATGGCTCTGGCAGGCATCGGACAGGTCCTTGGCACAAGGCTGGAGGAGAAAGGTTTTGACAAG GCGTATGTTGTCCTCGGCCAGTTTCTAGTGCTTAAGAAAGATGAGGAGCTTTTCCGGGATTGGCTGAAGGACACTTGCATGGCAAATtccaaacaacaaaatgacTGCTTTAGCTGTCTGAAAGAATGGTGTGACGCCTTCCTATAA
- the prdx5 gene encoding peroxiredoxin-5, mitochondrial, producing the protein MLSITSSVIKRTSVVQCAVRLLHRSATVNMPIQVGEHLPAVEVQEGEPGNKVSMDKLFKGKKGVLFAVPGAFTPGCSKTHLPGFVQQAEDLKSKGIQEVACISVNDAFVMAAWGKEHGADGKVRMLADPTGAFTKEVDLLIDNDQIVQALGNKRSKRYSMLVEDGVVKKINVEPDGTGLTCSLASNILSEL; encoded by the exons ATGCTCTCCATCACGTCCAGCGTCATTAAGAGAACCAGTGTGGTCCAGTGCGCAGTCAGGCTACTACACCGCTCTGCTACCGTCAACATGCCCATTCAG GTTGGTGAACATCTCCCCGCAGTGGAGGTCCAGGAGGGGGAGCCTGGAAACAAGGTCTCCATGGATAAGCTCTTCAAGGGGAAAAAAGGCGTCCTCTTCGCTGTACCTGGAGCTTTTACCCCTGGTTGTTCCAAG ACTCACCTCCCAGGTTTTGTGCAGCAGGCCGAGGACTTGAAGAGTAAAGGTATTCAGGAAGTTGCTTGCATCTCTGTCAATGACGCATTTGTCATGGCTGCGTGGGGAAAGGAGCACGGCGCGGATGGAAAG GTTCGAATGCTGGCTGATCCTACTGGAGCATTTACAAag GAAGTTGACCTGTTAATTGACAATGATCAGATTGTTCAGGCACTTGGTAACAAGAGATCCAAGAG ATATTCTATGTTGGTGGAAGATGGCGTCGTGAAGAAGATTAATGTGGAGCCTGATGGCACCGGACTCACCTGCAGTCTGGCTTCCAACATTCTGTCTGAGCTGTAG